From Juglans regia cultivar Chandler chromosome 8, Walnut 2.0, whole genome shotgun sequence, the proteins below share one genomic window:
- the LOC118349211 gene encoding uncharacterized protein LOC118349211 translates to MVRPRRPIDVPEDELPRGDGNYAMGDQSRAVQTGCTNERFLAHRTPAFIGDEDPLKSRRWIEDLERTFEVCGCIEAQMVLYGSYMLQGEAANWWQTKRQLLEMELGSFAAVSWQRFKKEFDDRFFPISVRRQKAREFNDLVQGDMTVEQYARKFMELGQFAPHLIATKELRVERFQEGLRHDIRRQVACLQIMEFQKLVDLASITVRENNFAVGSPPGQKRRSFVGEGSSSGSPQKIVQRTGARSQTTSGVRARGQTPVCPRCSRAHEGECGQRGIQCFRCGQPGHFAHECPNQAQGGRGGRRGGRDGQRQLVQARVYAMTPGDVDHKDPETHDAGVITASSRVRIYDFYACTLFDSGASQSFVSATFAQMCNLITEPLPQSLVVALPNGEIVCCSKVALGCPLVFGEKTLEADLIVFKLLGFDIILGMDWLHHYCANINCRSRVIGLQLPEGDYLEFMGSKLKAKPVVISAVQARKDIACGADAYLVQVVSTPSEKRSIVDIPVVEEFPDVFVDELPGLPPVRKMEFSIDLEPGAAPVHKAPYRMAPAELKELKTQLQ, encoded by the exons ATGGTGAGACCAAGGAGGCCAATTGATGTGCCCGAGGATGAGTTACCTAGGGGTGATGGGAACTACGCCATG GGTGACCAGAGTAGGGCAGTGCAGACTGGATGCACCAATGAGCGCTTCTTGGCGCATAGGACCCCTGCCTTTATTGGGGATGAGGATCCATTAAAGTCCAGAAGATGGATTGAAGACCTTGAGAGGACGTTTGAAGTATGTGGGTGCATTGAAGCCCAGATGGTATTGTATGGGAGTTATATGCTGCAAGGTGAAGCAGCTAATTGGTGGCAGACGAAGCGGCAACTCCTAGAAATGGAGTTGGGATCTTTTGCTGCAGTGTCATGGCAGCGTTTTAAGAAGGAATTTGACGACCGTTTCTTCCCTATTTCGGTGAGACGACAAAAGGCTAGAGAGTTCAATGATTTGGTTCAAGGTGATATGACGGTTGAACAATATGCAAGGAAATTCATGGAGCTTGGGCAGTTCGCTCCTCACCTCATTGCCACCAAAGAGTTGCGAGTTGAGCGTTTTCAGGAGGGTCTGCGCCACGATATACGTAGACAAGTGGCTTGTCTTCAGATTATGGAATTTCAGAAGTTGGTGGACTTGGCCAGTATCACAGTGCGGGAGAATAACTTTGCAGTGGGCTCCCCTCCGGGCCAGAAAAGGCGGAGTTTTGTTGGCGAGGGAAGCAGTTCTGGATCTCCACAAAAGATTGTTCAGAGGACTGGGGCCCGTTCACAGACAACCTCCGGTGTTCGTGCTAGAGGCCAGACTCCAGTGTGCCCTAGGTGTAGTAGAGCTCATGAGGGCGAATGTGGTCAGCGGGGAATTCagtgttttagatgtggccagCCGGGTCACTTTGCTCATGAGTGCCCCAATCAAGCTCAAGGAGGTAGAGGAGGACGACGTGGTGGCAGGGACGGCCAGAGGCAATTGGTTCAAGCACGGGTCTATGCTATGACCCCAGGTGATGTGGACCATAAGGATCCAGAGACCCACGATGCAGGGGTGATTACTG CTTCAAGTAGAGTTcgtatatatgatttttatgcatgtaccCTGTTTGATTCTGGGGCGTCTCAATCCTTTGTGTCCGCTACGTTTGCACAGATGTGCAACTTAATCACAGAACCTCTACCACAATCCTTGGTGGTGGCTCTTCCCAATGGCGAGATTGTGTGTTGCTCCAAGGTTGCTTTGGGTTGTCCTTTGGTTTTTGGTGAAAAGACACTTGAGGCAGATttaattgtattcaagttgTTGGGGTTTGATATAATcctgggtatggattggctgcaTCATTATTGTGCAAACATAAATTGTAGAAGTCGGGTGATTGGCTTGCAGCTTCCGGAAGGAGACTATTTGGAATTTATGGGAAGTAAATTGAAAGCGAAACCGGTAGTTATATCGGCTGTTCAAGCAAGGAAGGATATAGCTTGTGGTGCAGATGCTTATTTGGTTCAAGTGGTGTCTACACCGTCTGAGAAGAGGTCTATAGTGGATATTCCAGTTGTGGAAGAATTTCCTGATGTGTTCGTGGACGAGTTACCCGGGCTGCCTCCAGTTCGGAAGATGGAATTTTCTATTGATCTGGAACCTGGGGCGGCTCCTGTGCATAAGGCTCCTTACCGCATGGCACCGGCCGAGTTAAAGGAGTTGAAGACTCAATTGCAATAA